The genomic interval TCAAAGTTAATCCTGGTTCGGTTTTTTCATTTCTCCCTGAAGGTAATTCATGACCGCATCCGTAAGATCCTGGCCGGCTTTGGGAGAGTAGGGGGTAACGGTTGTTTCATAACCGCCCTGCGCATATTCTTTTTCGGTCAGCAGATAACCCAGCCAGCCGTTTCCATAACCGAAATAGAATGTAAAAGGAAAGGTTGAACGATCGCGGATTTCATTGGAAATTTCACAGAAAAGTTCAAGCGGTGCACTCCATATAGCAACATCCTCGTTGATTTTAAGAAAACGCACGGGCAGTTTTACCAGATTTACGCCCTCTTTCGTAGTGCGGGTATAATTGACCATGTCATCTGTCCAGCCCATTCCTGCTTTCCTGGGTGTTTCCACGATCAGGGTACTCGTACGCAGTTTTACATCGGAGGTCATCGCAAGAATATCTTTATTGGCCTTAATGATTTTATCCCCGAGCATTACTTTAAATTGTGGCAATACACGATTGCCGTTTGGCTGATCGAACTGGCTGTACAACGGAGCGATATTCCCTGCCGCGCCGTTGATGTAAAGCATGGGAACGCCCAGTTTTTCTTCCACATATTCAGCAACTATACCTGGCCCGTCGGCGCTTATTTCTTCAACAGCAGCGAATACAGTACCGTGCATGGCGTAATTGGCGATCAATGTAAGCAGGCTCCCGTCTTCTTTTTCAAGACGGATCAATCCGATTCGGCGGTCTACCGGGCCGTCCGGATTCATGCCCAGCGTAATTTTTCCGTCAGCCAGCCGGGCACGCCGGTTGATGTTGGCTGATGCAAAACCCCAGCCTGTTCCAAGCTTTGCAGGAGTTAATTTTTTTCGTGCTTCGGCAATACCATCAATCAGTTTCTGTTCTACCAGATCGGTATATACTTTGTCAAAATCATGTTTATAACGGTCGCCCAGGAAAACTGAAGGCAAACCCGGAGGGCCTACTTCCGGTGCAGAGTGGGTATGAGTAAAAGTCCACCAAAGATTTACAGGGCTGATTTTTTGCTCTTTCTGAAGCCGCGCTGCTACCTTATCATATTCCGAAGGGGATACCAGCGCAAGGTCCGAGGAAACGATCACAAATTGGGTTACGCCATCGTCCATCATCACGATCCGGTGGTAAATTTTATCATGGACCCCATTGGATTTACGTGGTCCGTAACCCAGTAAATATTGTGAGTCGGTTGGTGTGATATCCACCTTAACTACTGATGCACGAAAACCGGCCATTGAAACCGAAGGCAAGGAAATAAGGAAAATAAGGTAAAGAACTGCGAAAACTATTTTTGGCCTGATCAGAACAGAGGATATGATAAGATTTGAAGTCATGATATTTTTTGAGTTAAAAAGAAAAATAAATTTTAGTGAGCCGCAGTTTCGTCTTTGCCCTGTTTGAGGTATAGCAGCAAATCTGCCATTTCCTGTTGGCTGATCTGATTTTCCAGTCCTGCTGGCATGACGGACATTCCTAGTGCTTTTAAAGATTTAATGTTCGAACGTGCGATGACGGTTTCCTGTCCTCCGTAATTTTTGATGGTCAAAGCCGTGGGGGATTCCGTTGCAATAAGTCCCTGCACTGCTTCACCTGCATGCATTTCTATTGACCATATATCAAAACCATCGGCAATGGATAAATTAGGATTGAGAATATCACCCATTATGGACTCTGGCCGGCGATTACGGATTGTGCCCAGATCCGGCCCATAAGCTGTTCCTGACTTACCGCCGATCTGATGGCATGTTGAACAATTTTTCTGAAAAACATTTCTACCGTTACCAATATTTCCGGTCATGGATAATGCCGGAGAATAAGCCTTGACAACTGCCAGGCGGCCATCATCTTTTTTGGTCAGGAGCAATCTGGAACGGGCTTTTAATGCTGCATTTCCCTGAGCCATCAGTCCCACACTTCTTGGCCAGCCGATGGCAGAAGGGTCTATGATTTTTTTTCCAATGCATCCAGAAGCAAAGTGATCCTGGCTTCATTGACCATAAATGTATTGATCGCCACATTCCTGACGTCAGGAGTAAGGGATGGCCATTGAGCGATCACAAAATGACTGACCGTTTCATCCGGAATTGCACTTAATGTACGTAATGCAGCCAATTGAACAGGAAGCGGCTCAGTTGGTGCGATCATTTTTTTTAATGCATCTGTGTAAAGTTTTGGATTACTCAGGGATAAAAAATTAACCGCCGCCGTGCGGTTTTCGGTAGTTTCTTTTTTATTCAACGCAGTTTTAACCGATTTTTCAATTGCAGCTTTTGTGGAAGCATTCTCCGCTAATCCGTTTATCAGCAGGATTTGTATACTACCTTGCCTAACAGCAGAAGACGGATGATTTGTCGCCGCATTTACCAGTAAACCCTGCTCACTTTTAATTGCGGCGGCAGCTGATTTATTGTTTTTTAACCCAACTGCCAGACCCTGGAGAACAGGTGCCTGCCATCCGCTGATTTTTTCCGTACCTGGTTCCAGTGCTCTTTTAATCGCTGATTTAATATCCGCTGCTGTACCGCCGTTTCCTGTCATGGTGCTTAATCGTTCCACCAAAGAAC from Dyadobacter sp. NIV53 carries:
- a CDS encoding neutral/alkaline non-lysosomal ceramidase N-terminal domain-containing protein codes for the protein MTSNLIISSVLIRPKIVFAVLYLIFLISLPSVSMAGFRASVVKVDITPTDSQYLLGYGPRKSNGVHDKIYHRIVMMDDGVTQFVIVSSDLALVSPSEYDKVAARLQKEQKISPVNLWWTFTHTHSAPEVGPPGLPSVFLGDRYKHDFDKVYTDLVEQKLIDGIAEARKKLTPAKLGTGWGFASANINRRARLADGKITLGMNPDGPVDRRIGLIRLEKEDGSLLTLIANYAMHGTVFAAVEEISADGPGIVAEYVEEKLGVPMLYINGAAGNIAPLYSQFDQPNGNRVLPQFKVMLGDKIIKANKDILAMTSDVKLRTSTLIVETPRKAGMGWTDDMVNYTRTTKEGVNLVKLPVRFLKINEDVAIWSAPLELFCEISNEIRDRSTFPFTFYFGYGNGWLGYLLTEKEYAQGGYETTVTPYSPKAGQDLTDAVMNYLQGEMKKPNQD
- a CDS encoding c-type cytochrome, which produces MAQGNAALKARSRLLLTKKDDGRLAVVKAYSPALSMTGNIGNGRNVFQKNCSTCHQIGGKSGTAYGPDLGTIRNRRPESIMGDILNPNLSIADGFDIWSIEMHAGEAVQGLIATESPTALTIKNYGGQETVIARSNIKSLKALGMSVMPAGLENQISQQEMADLLLYLKQGKDETAAH